One Methyloterricola oryzae DNA window includes the following coding sequences:
- a CDS encoding SAM-dependent methyltransferase yields the protein MLQIAIDWMERGLLPDAAVRFGIRRLLQQRLQELHEAGSDGQQRFLASLREGPIAQATEQANRQHYEVPAAFFRQIMGKHMKYSACLWEAQVETLDEAEAAMLALTCRRAGLADGQRILELGCGWGSLSLWMARQYPGASILAMSNSHGQRAYIEAEAARQGLSNLRVVTEDINRFEPDPGFDRIVSVEMFEHLHNYEELFRRLAGWLRDDGRVFLHVFSHRQYAYPFETEGEDNWMGRYFFTGGLMPSEDLFERVQDEFAVSARWRVNGLHYAKTCEAWLQNQDRNGAAIKSLFAEVYGADAERWFHRWRVFFMACAELFAYRGGEEWGVTHCLMEKAQSASS from the coding sequence ATGTTGCAGATCGCCATTGACTGGATGGAACGGGGCCTGCTGCCGGACGCCGCCGTGCGTTTCGGCATCCGGCGTTTGTTGCAGCAACGCCTGCAAGAGCTGCACGAGGCTGGCAGCGACGGCCAGCAACGCTTTCTCGCCTCCCTGCGGGAAGGCCCCATCGCCCAGGCGACGGAACAGGCCAACCGCCAGCACTACGAGGTGCCGGCGGCATTCTTCCGCCAGATCATGGGCAAGCACATGAAGTACAGCGCCTGTCTCTGGGAAGCGCAAGTCGAGACCCTGGATGAGGCCGAAGCGGCCATGCTCGCCCTCACCTGCCGCCGAGCCGGCCTCGCCGACGGACAGCGCATACTGGAGCTGGGCTGCGGCTGGGGCTCGCTGTCCCTGTGGATGGCGCGGCAGTACCCGGGCGCCAGCATCCTGGCCATGTCCAACTCCCACGGACAGCGCGCCTACATCGAAGCGGAGGCGGCCCGGCAAGGCCTGAGCAATCTGCGCGTCGTGACCGAGGACATCAACCGCTTCGAGCCGGACCCCGGCTTCGACCGCATCGTCTCGGTGGAGATGTTCGAGCACCTGCACAACTATGAGGAACTATTCCGCCGCCTGGCCGGGTGGCTGAGGGACGACGGTCGGGTGTTCCTGCACGTATTCAGCCACCGCCAGTACGCGTACCCCTTCGAAACCGAGGGTGAGGACAACTGGATGGGCCGCTATTTTTTCACCGGCGGGCTCATGCCCAGTGAAGACTTGTTCGAGCGGGTACAGGATGAGTTTGCCGTGAGCGCGCGCTGGCGCGTCAACGGTCTGCACTACGCAAAGACCTGTGAAGCCTGGCTGCAGAATCAGGATCGCAACGGCGCGGCAATCAAATCGCTGTTTGCCGAGGTCTATGGCGCGGATGCCGAACGCTGGTTCCACCGCTGGCGCGTGTTCTTCATGGCCTGCGCGGAGCTGTTCGCCTACCGCGGCGGCGAGGAATGGGGCGTAACCCACTGCCTCATGGAAAAAGCTCAGTCGGCCAGTTCGTAG
- a CDS encoding DUF6134 family protein, with protein MGIWHVFRQRAWLAAACAGLLLVPGWQGAVATAERSAWRFKVFYDGKDIGEQRFRISRSGDKEQVDIEAAFKVSFLGIDVYRYQHQNREVWSSGCLESMQARTDDGGDRLAVDAAKTPAGLKALSQGREAVLPGCVMSFAYWNPEFLKQQRLLNSQTGEYQPVSIRAVGSESVKIGQRQFNAVRYKLKGKEIDMDLWYADNREWVRLESDLKGSRLVYELAD; from the coding sequence ATGGGTATCTGGCATGTTTTTCGGCAGAGAGCCTGGCTGGCCGCGGCTTGCGCGGGCCTGCTGCTGGTTCCTGGGTGGCAGGGGGCTGTCGCGACGGCGGAGCGCAGCGCCTGGCGCTTCAAGGTGTTTTATGATGGCAAGGATATCGGCGAGCAGCGTTTCCGCATTTCCCGGAGCGGGGACAAGGAGCAGGTGGATATCGAGGCCGCCTTCAAGGTCAGTTTTCTCGGAATTGACGTGTACCGCTATCAGCACCAGAACCGGGAGGTCTGGTCATCCGGCTGCCTGGAGTCGATGCAGGCGCGGACCGATGACGGTGGCGATCGGTTGGCGGTGGATGCCGCGAAGACGCCCGCCGGTCTCAAGGCGCTCAGTCAGGGGCGGGAAGCCGTGCTGCCCGGTTGCGTGATGAGCTTCGCCTACTGGAACCCGGAATTCCTGAAGCAACAGCGGCTGCTGAATTCCCAGACCGGTGAATATCAGCCGGTGAGTATTCGCGCGGTGGGCAGCGAATCGGTGAAGATAGGGCAGCGTCAATTCAATGCTGTGCGCTACAAGCTGAAAGGCAAGGAGATCGACATGGATCTCTGGTACGCCGACAACCGTGAGTGGGTGCGCCTGGAGTCGGACCTCAAGGGCTCGCGTCTGGTCTACGAACTGGCCGACTGA
- the hemJ gene encoding protoporphyrinogen oxidase HemJ, whose product MMWLKAFHLIFMVTWFAGLFYLPRLFVYHAMSSDVVSIERFKIMERKLYFGIMTPGMVLTLVFGIWMLADYAWEMYAASGWLHLKLTLIVLLVAYHVWCGKWLLELKNDRNLHSHVYFRWMNEVPVLFLFAIVLLATIKPF is encoded by the coding sequence TTGATGTGGCTCAAGGCGTTCCATCTGATATTCATGGTGACCTGGTTCGCCGGGCTGTTCTACCTGCCGCGCCTTTTCGTTTACCATGCGATGAGTTCCGATGTGGTCAGCATCGAGCGCTTCAAGATCATGGAGCGGAAGCTCTATTTCGGCATCATGACACCCGGCATGGTGCTGACCCTGGTGTTCGGCATCTGGATGCTGGCGGACTACGCTTGGGAGATGTATGCGGCCAGCGGCTGGCTGCACCTCAAGTTGACGCTCATCGTGCTGCTGGTGGCCTACCACGTCTGGTGCGGCAAGTGGCTGCTGGAACTGAAAAACGACCGCAATCTCCACAGCCACGTGTATTTCCGCTGGATGAACGAAGTGCCAGTGCTGTTCCTGTTCGCCATCGTGCTGCTGGCGACAATCAAGCCGTTTTGA
- a CDS encoding peroxiredoxin family protein: MSTRGKWLALTALALCAVVAAVWTWTRLAERAPDLELVTISGERITLRDLGGSPVLVNFWASNCRSCIEELPALADLYRKFTPAGLKVIGIAMSYDMPSEVKSVVDRLGIPFPVALDLKGEHARAFAGVEWVPYSVLIAGDGTIVLRRLGPLDLQELTARIQALLTEV; the protein is encoded by the coding sequence GTGTCCACAAGAGGCAAGTGGCTGGCCCTGACGGCCCTCGCGCTTTGCGCCGTGGTTGCGGCCGTCTGGACCTGGACGCGGCTGGCCGAGCGCGCGCCCGATCTCGAATTGGTGACGATCAGCGGGGAGCGCATCACCCTGCGTGATCTCGGTGGTTCGCCGGTACTCGTCAATTTCTGGGCGTCCAACTGCCGCAGTTGCATCGAGGAGTTGCCGGCCCTGGCCGATTTGTACCGGAAATTCACCCCTGCCGGGCTGAAGGTCATCGGCATCGCCATGTCCTATGACATGCCTAGCGAGGTGAAGTCCGTGGTGGACCGACTGGGGATTCCCTTTCCGGTGGCGCTGGACCTGAAGGGGGAGCACGCCAGGGCCTTCGCCGGGGTGGAGTGGGTGCCTTACAGCGTGCTCATCGCGGGCGATGGGACCATCGTGCTGCGCCGCCTGGGGCCTCTGGACCTGCAGGAGTTGACGGCGCGAATTCAAGCTTTGCTGACGGAGGTGTAG
- a CDS encoding Tim44 domain-containing protein: protein MKKTGRFLLCLLIALTLALGLVGEASAKRLGGGKSFGSRPSYSEPYRAPSNASPGFQSQNPAYRSPASERNQAARDAMGRRGGLMGMLGGLALGGLLGAMLFGGAFEHINLLDILIFAGIAFLLFKLLAARRGTAQEGRYGTAAGPAQVPVEPAAYEAGYQRRADSARPATSPAGFDTDILSRKGGLGSGSGAAAAPAVPSDFDASAFLGGARAAYAQMQQAWDQRDVADLRALTTDKVFAELQDQLRERSGDNRTELLNVDARLLEVRDEASERRASVLFDVLMREAQGEEPQQVREVWHFVRPQHSKQPTWFLDGIQQLDQ, encoded by the coding sequence ATGAAAAAGACCGGTCGATTCCTGCTGTGCCTCCTTATCGCGCTGACGCTTGCCCTGGGCCTTGTGGGCGAGGCATCCGCCAAGCGCCTGGGGGGCGGCAAGTCCTTCGGCAGCCGTCCTTCCTACAGTGAGCCCTACCGCGCGCCATCCAACGCTTCGCCTGGATTCCAGTCGCAGAACCCGGCCTATCGTTCGCCGGCCAGCGAGCGCAATCAGGCGGCCCGGGACGCCATGGGTCGCCGTGGTGGCCTTATGGGCATGCTGGGCGGGCTCGCCCTGGGCGGTCTGCTTGGTGCCATGCTGTTCGGCGGGGCCTTCGAGCACATCAACCTGCTCGACATCCTGATCTTTGCCGGCATCGCCTTCCTGCTGTTCAAGCTGCTGGCCGCGCGCCGGGGAACGGCACAGGAAGGTCGCTACGGCACGGCGGCGGGTCCCGCGCAGGTGCCCGTCGAGCCGGCGGCTTATGAGGCGGGCTACCAGCGCCGCGCGGACAGCGCCCGTCCCGCGACCAGCCCTGCCGGGTTCGACACCGACATCCTGTCCCGCAAGGGCGGCCTGGGTTCCGGGTCTGGCGCCGCGGCGGCCCCGGCGGTTCCGTCCGACTTCGATGCAAGCGCCTTCCTGGGCGGGGCCCGCGCAGCCTATGCGCAGATGCAGCAGGCGTGGGACCAGCGTGACGTGGCTGACCTGCGCGCATTGACCACGGACAAGGTGTTCGCGGAGTTGCAGGATCAGTTGCGCGAGCGCAGTGGCGACAACCGGACCGAGCTGCTGAATGTCGATGCGCGTCTCTTGGAAGTGCGTGATGAGGCCTCTGAGCGCAGGGCGAGCGTGCTGTTCGATGTCTTGATGCGCGAAGCGCAGGGCGAGGAACCGCAGCAGGTTAGGGAGGTCTGGCATTTCGTGCGTCCGCAGCACAGCAAACAGCCCACCTGGTTCCTGGACGGCATCCAGCAGTTGGACCAATAA
- a CDS encoding DUF2956 domain-containing protein — protein MTNRLKPPSFQDQGEQHLREEAMRVAKATQSPGQTKEQTRLIAKGIEKGIALYKQQQKEKARERDRARKRALKQAQARCDQEGTEEAAEDAMDVPAGSGRAALMTAAALFLLAGLAHILRWVLGIEIVVAGWTMPLAVSPLAGVVLLGLGAWMFRCAAQAE, from the coding sequence ATGACGAACCGCCTAAAACCGCCGAGTTTCCAGGACCAGGGCGAGCAGCATCTGCGCGAGGAGGCTATGCGCGTGGCCAAGGCCACGCAGAGTCCGGGGCAGACCAAGGAGCAGACGCGGCTGATCGCCAAGGGTATCGAGAAGGGCATCGCGCTTTACAAGCAGCAGCAGAAGGAAAAGGCCCGCGAGCGGGACAGGGCGCGAAAGCGCGCTCTCAAGCAAGCCCAAGCCCGGTGCGATCAGGAGGGGACGGAGGAGGCCGCCGAGGATGCGATGGACGTGCCCGCCGGCAGCGGGCGGGCGGCCTTGATGACGGCGGCGGCGCTGTTTCTGCTGGCGGGCCTCGCGCATATCCTGCGTTGGGTCCTGGGCATAGAGATTGTCGTCGCCGGCTGGACCATGCCTCTTGCGGTTTCCCCGCTTGCGGGAGTGGTTCTGTTGGGTCTGGGCGCGTGGATGTTCCGCTGCGCCGCGCAGGCGGAATGA
- the smrA gene encoding DNA endonuclease SmrA: MVLMNEDEKALFEQEMAGVQPLKSRESKVLHQRGNAKPTPGQVYRRAAAQNPHGGDENFLPSGFIQAVHPLEVLSFKRQGVQNGVFHSLQQGRYPVEATLDLHLLSIEQARRAVFQFIRDCMQHDIRTALINHGKGTRNPESQAVIKSCVARWLPMFPEIMAFHSAQKFHGGTGAVYLLLRKSEKAKERTRESLGLKSGKPVP, encoded by the coding sequence ATGGTACTGATGAACGAAGACGAAAAAGCCCTGTTTGAGCAGGAGATGGCCGGGGTGCAGCCGCTCAAGAGCCGGGAGTCGAAGGTTCTGCACCAGCGAGGGAACGCGAAGCCGACGCCGGGCCAGGTCTACCGCCGTGCCGCCGCGCAGAATCCGCATGGCGGAGACGAGAACTTCCTCCCCTCGGGCTTCATTCAGGCGGTGCATCCCCTGGAGGTGCTCAGCTTCAAGCGGCAGGGCGTGCAGAACGGCGTGTTTCATAGCCTCCAGCAGGGCCGCTATCCGGTGGAGGCAACCCTGGACCTGCACCTATTGAGTATCGAGCAGGCGCGGCGCGCGGTTTTCCAGTTCATTCGCGATTGCATGCAGCATGACATCCGCACCGCTCTCATCAACCACGGCAAAGGGACGCGCAATCCCGAGTCCCAGGCGGTGATCAAAAGCTGCGTGGCCCGCTGGCTGCCCATGTTCCCGGAGATCATGGCCTTTCATAGCGCGCAGAAGTTTCACGGCGGTACCGGCGCGGTCTACCTGCTGCTGCGCAAGAGCGAGAAGGCCAAGGAGCGCACCCGCGAGAGCCTCGGGCTCAAGTCCGGCAAGCCGGTTCCCTGA
- a CDS encoding sensor domain-containing diguanylate cyclase yields MKPFKRRRLERKLALSVIGVALVIAAITSGVFFATELRRSAQKTTLMLEQLLDTVESTATIAAYTGNRQIGEDVLKGLLRNQIVHEARLSDSRGLNLSQARDTSVVTQHAVQRDLYSPFGDREVVGTITVVPEARFNLQEARYSALVNAINSTVLIGLTALIVLAVVRWFMSRPLMQVSGALHAISVGQAQRLEVLPRNHNDELGQLVRDINGLLDALEQKFAAERALREEIQAVEQQLRSIFVTTSAGIFVLDGEGRLLTANPSLERVAGLHESPDGQRLGQDFAALVFAEPERVRELMRQAEERGQAVALDLQLKNPRNGDMVWVHCLISRQTDASGSTYFQGVLYDVTERLEAEARAQHEANYDPLTGLLRRSAAERELLRLMKGSSGGRPPAVLLVLDLDNFKTINDSLGHHAGDEVLVETGRRIKACVRAGDIVARHGGDEFVIVLANCGSGDMAGAIARELVLAICQPILLALGESVEVGASIGVAVQTNPAQNADDLFRLADRAMYEVKRQGRNGYALAQDTGDIVELVSRGADGRGTRT; encoded by the coding sequence ATGAAGCCTTTCAAGAGGCGACGCCTGGAGCGCAAGCTGGCCCTGTCGGTGATCGGGGTGGCCCTGGTCATCGCCGCCATTACCTCGGGCGTATTCTTTGCCACGGAACTGCGGCGCTCGGCGCAGAAGACGACGCTGATGCTCGAACAATTGCTGGATACTGTGGAGAGCACCGCCACCATCGCGGCCTACACGGGAAACCGTCAGATCGGCGAGGACGTCCTGAAAGGCTTGTTGCGCAACCAGATCGTGCATGAGGCGCGGCTCAGCGACAGTCGCGGGCTGAACCTGAGCCAGGCCCGGGATACCTCGGTGGTCACCCAGCATGCGGTCCAGCGCGACCTGTATTCCCCATTCGGTGATCGCGAAGTGGTGGGCACCATCACGGTAGTCCCGGAAGCCCGCTTCAACCTGCAGGAGGCACGCTACAGCGCCTTGGTGAATGCCATCAACTCGACGGTGCTCATCGGGCTGACTGCCCTGATCGTGCTGGCGGTGGTGCGCTGGTTCATGTCCCGGCCGCTGATGCAGGTTTCCGGTGCGCTGCACGCCATCAGCGTCGGCCAGGCGCAGCGGCTGGAGGTATTGCCGCGCAACCACAACGATGAGTTGGGTCAACTGGTGCGGGACATCAACGGGCTTCTGGATGCGCTGGAGCAGAAGTTCGCGGCAGAGCGCGCCCTGCGGGAGGAGATCCAGGCGGTCGAGCAGCAACTGCGCAGCATCTTCGTGACCACCAGCGCCGGTATCTTCGTGCTGGACGGCGAAGGCCGCCTGCTGACCGCCAATCCCAGTCTCGAGCGTGTCGCCGGCCTGCATGAGAGCCCGGATGGGCAGCGCCTGGGGCAGGATTTCGCTGCCTTGGTATTTGCCGAACCGGAGAGGGTCAGGGAACTCATGCGCCAGGCGGAGGAGCGTGGCCAGGCGGTGGCCCTGGACCTGCAGCTGAAGAACCCGCGCAACGGCGACATGGTCTGGGTGCACTGCCTGATCTCCCGTCAGACCGATGCGTCAGGAAGCACGTATTTTCAGGGCGTGCTATACGATGTGACCGAGCGCCTCGAAGCGGAGGCGCGCGCCCAGCACGAGGCCAATTACGATCCCCTTACCGGCCTTCTCCGGCGCAGCGCCGCCGAACGGGAACTGCTGCGGCTAATGAAGGGCTCGTCCGGCGGTCGGCCGCCCGCCGTGCTCCTGGTGCTCGATCTGGATAACTTCAAGACCATCAATGACAGCCTCGGACACCACGCCGGTGACGAGGTGCTGGTCGAGACGGGGCGCAGGATCAAGGCCTGTGTGCGCGCCGGGGACATCGTGGCGCGGCATGGGGGCGACGAGTTCGTGATCGTCCTGGCCAACTGCGGTTCCGGGGACATGGCGGGGGCGATCGCCAGGGAACTGGTCCTCGCCATCTGTCAACCCATCCTGCTGGCTCTGGGCGAGTCCGTGGAGGTCGGGGCCAGCATCGGTGTCGCCGTGCAGACCAACCCGGCGCAGAACGCCGACGACCTTTTCAGACTGGCGGATCGCGCCATGTACGAAGTCAAGCGTCAGGGCCGAAATGGCTACGCCTTGGCACAGGACACCGGTGACATCGTTGAACTGGTGAGCCGCGGAGCGGACGGCCGCGGAACCCGGACATAG